The sequence below is a genomic window from Bacillaceae bacterium S4-13-56.
TGCTAATTCCATAATCATCAATGGCATAAGAAATCCCCACTTTTTTTAGTTGCTTTAATACTTTTTTCAAATGATTCAAATCATAATTTGTTTCTTTCTCACTAATTTCAAAAACTATGTCTTGATTTGTCAATAGCTTTTCCTTCATAATAATAGTTATAAAGGAGGGGAATTTTGGATTCAATAATGTTGACGGAAAAACATTTACGAACAATATCCCTTCTTTCCTTGTAAAACCTGCTGAATGGTAGGTTTTCAGAGCTTTATGAATGGACCGCGAATCCAATTCATAGAGCTTTTTTTCTTTTATAGCGCTATTAAAAGCAAGTTCTGGATTAGCAAATTTTTTTGACCGAAGTAGTACCTCATACCCTACAATATAACCCTCTTTCA
It includes:
- a CDS encoding EAL domain-containing protein gives rise to the protein MISSFIDHEDFFHHFQPIYDLKEGYIVGYEVLLRSKKFANPELAFNSAIKEKKLYELDSRSIHKALKTYHSAGFTRKEGILFVNVFPSTLLNPKFPSFITIIMKEKLLTNQDIVFEISEKETNYDLNHLKKVLKQLKKVGISYAIDDYGIS